In Sphingomonas crocodyli, a genomic segment contains:
- a CDS encoding DUF885 domain-containing protein has protein sequence MDRRQFLGAAGLATLAASLPRMALAATGNPADAKLDALLTKIFDKIVDDSPETATSLGYDKGARVALKSKLDNYSKAEQAKSLAETKAYLKEVKAIDRAALSPTAAINYDVVAYLLTAFTKGGDKYSYGNTTGYYVPYAITQLSGPYSNVPDFLDSQHVIETKADADAYVARLHDFARVLDESTAFQKADAAQGVFGPDFTLDLALTQLKALRDKPAAETVLVESVVRRTKEKKIAGDYAAQAEKIVTGEIFPALDRQIALITELRTKASKDAGVWRLPKGDEYYADALMNATTSTYSPEEVHKMGLEQVAEITAQIDAILKGQGMTQGSVGDRLTALNKDPKQLYSNDDAGRAQLIADLNRQVKAMEAKLPEAFATLPKAKLDIKRVPPFIQDGAPNGYYNSAALDGSRDAIYYINLKDTADWPKYGLPSLTYHEGVPGHHLQISLAQESKDIPMLRKIAPFGAYVEGWALYAEQLADEMGVYEGDPLGRAGFLQSFLFRAVRLVTDTGIHYKKWSREQATDYMVQATGFARPRTLREVERYCVWPGQACSYKVGHMSWMKAREAAKASLGAKFDLKQFHQVLLDGALPLTMLEARVAERSKA, from the coding sequence ATGGATAGACGTCAATTCCTCGGCGCGGCCGGCCTTGCCACGCTCGCCGCCAGCCTGCCGCGCATGGCGCTTGCCGCCACCGGCAATCCCGCTGATGCCAAGCTCGATGCGCTGCTGACCAAGATCTTCGACAAGATCGTCGACGACAGCCCCGAGACCGCGACCAGCCTGGGCTATGACAAGGGCGCGCGCGTCGCGCTCAAGAGCAAGCTCGACAATTATTCCAAGGCCGAGCAGGCCAAGAGCCTGGCCGAGACCAAGGCCTATCTGAAAGAGGTCAAGGCGATCGATCGCGCCGCGCTCTCGCCCACGGCCGCGATCAACTATGACGTCGTCGCCTATCTGCTGACCGCCTTCACCAAGGGCGGGGACAAGTACAGCTATGGCAACACCACCGGCTATTATGTCCCCTATGCGATCACGCAGCTGAGCGGGCCTTATTCGAACGTCCCCGACTTCCTCGATTCGCAGCATGTGATCGAGACGAAGGCCGATGCCGACGCCTATGTCGCGCGCCTCCACGATTTCGCGCGCGTCCTCGACGAAAGCACCGCCTTCCAGAAGGCCGATGCGGCGCAGGGCGTGTTCGGCCCCGACTTCACGCTCGATCTCGCTCTGACCCAGCTGAAGGCGCTGCGCGACAAGCCGGCGGCCGAGACCGTGCTGGTCGAATCGGTCGTCCGCCGCACGAAGGAAAAGAAGATTGCAGGCGATTATGCCGCGCAGGCGGAGAAGATCGTCACCGGCGAAATCTTCCCCGCGCTCGACCGGCAGATCGCGCTGATCACCGAATTGCGCACCAAGGCGTCGAAGGATGCGGGCGTGTGGCGCCTGCCCAAGGGCGACGAATATTATGCCGACGCGCTGATGAACGCGACGACCAGCACCTACAGCCCCGAGGAAGTCCACAAGATGGGCCTCGAGCAGGTGGCTGAGATCACCGCGCAGATCGATGCGATCCTGAAGGGTCAGGGCATGACGCAGGGTTCGGTCGGCGATCGGCTGACCGCGCTCAACAAGGATCCCAAGCAGCTTTATTCGAACGACGATGCCGGCCGAGCCCAGCTGATCGCCGACCTTAACCGTCAGGTTAAGGCGATGGAGGCGAAGCTGCCGGAGGCGTTCGCGACGCTGCCCAAGGCGAAGCTCGACATCAAGCGCGTGCCCCCCTTCATTCAGGATGGCGCGCCCAACGGCTATTACAACTCCGCCGCGCTCGATGGATCGCGCGACGCCATCTACTATATCAACCTGAAGGACACGGCCGACTGGCCGAAATATGGCCTGCCGTCGCTGACCTATCACGAAGGCGTTCCCGGCCATCACCTGCAGATCAGCCTGGCGCAGGAATCGAAGGATATCCCGATGCTGCGCAAGATCGCGCCGTTCGGGGCCTATGTCGAAGGCTGGGCGCTCTATGCCGAACAGCTGGCGGACGAAATGGGCGTCTATGAAGGCGATCCGCTGGGCCGTGCGGGCTTCCTGCAGAGCTTCCTGTTCCGCGCGGTCCGCCTCGTGACCGACACTGGCATCCATTACAAGAAGTGGAGCCGCGAGCAGGCGACCGACTATATGGTCCAGGCGACCGGCTTCGCCCGCCCGCGCACGCTGCGCGAGGTCGAGCGGTACTGCGTGTGGCCGGGTCAGGCCTGCAGCTACAAGGTCGGCCATATGAGCTGGATGAAGGCGCGGGAGGCCGCCAAGGCTTCGCTGGGCGCGAAGTTCGACCTCAAGCAGTTCCACCAGGTCCTGCTGGACGGCGCGCTGCCGCTGACGATGCTGGAAGCCCGCGTGGCGGAGCGCAGCAAAGCGTGA
- a CDS encoding AI-2E family transporter translates to MVRESIVASADHAFRRDRLLAWLALSAGAGLVLAIPFALRAGAEFFLPTTTALVIAIALVPLLEWMERRGLPSGLAALSCVLLFLTVANVAIASIVVPATDWFALLPSRIAQIRRNLSPLIDLYSAFERFIDQTMGAIMRSSASSARTVRVESPNSLFDLVATSAPHAIVQMVFATLVVYFFLSGWTRMRRRTITSRGSFSSAMTTARVIQEMVDRTSAYLATITLINMSLGVIVSLVLWFVGMPTPVMWGGLVAILNYIPYFGPVAAAGLLGVGGLMTFADLGYALVPAAMFVGLHLVEANLFTPLLVGRRLTINPLLILIALSFWSWVWGTTGALLAVPLLIIVKTILDAAGRPDIAGFLFAEGTFTNGPDDEDSTPSAPLGR, encoded by the coding sequence ATCGTGCGCGAATCGATCGTCGCGAGCGCCGATCATGCCTTCCGCCGCGATCGTCTGCTGGCCTGGCTCGCCTTGTCGGCGGGCGCGGGCCTCGTTCTCGCCATCCCCTTCGCCTTGCGCGCGGGCGCCGAATTCTTCCTGCCGACCACGACCGCCCTGGTGATCGCGATCGCGCTGGTGCCGCTGCTCGAATGGATGGAGCGGCGCGGCCTGCCCTCGGGCCTTGCAGCCCTGTCTTGCGTGCTGCTGTTCCTGACGGTCGCCAATGTCGCGATCGCGTCGATCGTGGTACCGGCGACCGACTGGTTCGCGCTGCTGCCGTCGCGCATCGCGCAGATACGGCGCAATCTGTCGCCGCTGATCGATCTCTATTCGGCGTTCGAACGCTTCATCGATCAGACGATGGGCGCGATCATGCGATCCTCGGCATCGAGCGCGCGCACCGTGCGGGTCGAATCGCCCAATTCGCTGTTCGATCTGGTCGCGACCTCCGCGCCGCACGCCATCGTCCAGATGGTGTTCGCGACGCTGGTCGTCTATTTCTTCCTCAGCGGCTGGACGCGGATGCGCCGCCGCACGATCACGAGCCGGGGCAGCTTCTCCAGCGCGATGACGACTGCGCGCGTGATTCAGGAAATGGTCGATCGCACATCGGCCTATCTGGCGACGATCACGCTGATCAATATGAGTCTGGGCGTGATCGTCTCGCTCGTCCTGTGGTTCGTCGGCATGCCGACCCCGGTGATGTGGGGCGGGCTGGTCGCGATCCTCAACTATATCCCCTATTTCGGGCCGGTCGCGGCGGCGGGCCTGCTGGGCGTCGGCGGGCTGATGACCTTCGCCGATCTCGGCTATGCGCTGGTGCCCGCGGCGATGTTCGTCGGCCTCCATCTGGTCGAGGCGAATCTGTTCACGCCTTTGCTGGTCGGCCGGCGCCTGACGATCAACCCGCTGCTGATCCTGATCGCGTTGAGCTTCTGGAGCTGGGTGTGGGGGACGACGGGCGCGTTGCTCGCGGTGCCGCTGCTGATCATCGTCAAAACGATTCTCGATGCGGCGGGGCGGCCCGACATCGCCGGCTTCCTGTTCGCGGAGGGGACGTTCACCAACGGTCCCGACGATGAGGACTCGACCCCGTCGGCGCCATTGGGGCGCTGA
- a CDS encoding cell wall hydrolase, whose amino-acid sequence MAAKLAQHPLMIAAMLIAAATGVMGYAAIPTSEPQLAYNLDTQITADAIVADDGIDQVLYKEAAASTAKIDKQLECLAKVVMHEAANQPREGQLAVAQLIVNRVGQDRFGETVCEVVNQPGQFFRTAGYNPRRDGERWANAVEVSRQAMAGDGDAVVPGAVFYHAAYARPNAFFRTRTKLASVGDHIFYR is encoded by the coding sequence ATGGCTGCGAAACTGGCTCAACATCCGCTGATGATCGCGGCGATGCTGATTGCTGCTGCGACTGGCGTGATGGGCTATGCGGCTATTCCGACGAGCGAGCCCCAGCTCGCCTATAATCTCGATACCCAGATCACGGCCGACGCAATCGTTGCCGACGACGGGATCGACCAGGTTCTCTACAAAGAAGCCGCCGCTTCGACGGCGAAGATCGACAAGCAGCTCGAATGCCTTGCCAAGGTGGTGATGCACGAAGCCGCCAATCAGCCGCGCGAAGGCCAGCTTGCGGTTGCGCAGCTGATCGTCAACCGCGTCGGCCAGGATCGCTTTGGCGAGACGGTTTGCGAAGTCGTGAACCAGCCGGGCCAGTTCTTCCGTACCGCCGGCTACAATCCGCGCCGCGATGGCGAGCGTTGGGCGAACGCGGTCGAAGTTTCGCGGCAGGCGATGGCTGGCGACGGCGATGCCGTCGTTCCCGGCGCGGTCTTCTACCACGCGGCCTATGCCCGCCCGAACGCCTTCTTCCGCACGCGCACCAAGCTGGCCAGCGTCGGCGATCACATCTTCTACCGCTGA
- the ybaK gene encoding Cys-tRNA(Pro) deacylase, whose translation MSRTTRATQALTRSGVPFTVHSYTYDPDAERVGLQAAEALGADPGEVLKTLMILVDSKPACAVIPSDRELSMKKAAAAFGGKSAQMMKPADAERATGFVVGGISPFGQKKRVPTAIEADAMALPLVFINGGQRGLQVRLAPGDAAKAADAIVTALTA comes from the coding sequence ATGTCCCGCACCACCCGCGCCACGCAGGCGCTCACCCGATCCGGCGTCCCCTTCACGGTCCACAGCTACACCTATGATCCCGATGCCGAACGCGTCGGGCTGCAGGCGGCCGAGGCGCTGGGCGCGGATCCGGGTGAGGTGCTCAAGACTTTGATGATCCTCGTCGACAGCAAGCCCGCCTGCGCGGTGATCCCATCCGACCGCGAACTGTCGATGAAGAAGGCGGCCGCGGCCTTCGGGGGCAAGTCCGCGCAGATGATGAAACCCGCCGATGCCGAGCGCGCGACCGGCTTCGTCGTGGGCGGGATCAGCCCCTTCGGCCAGAAGAAGCGCGTGCCGACGGCGATCGAGGCGGACGCGATGGCGCTTCCGCTCGTCTTCATCAACGGCGGCCAGCGCGGGCTTCAGGTCAGGCTCGCGCCGGGCGATGCGGCGAAGGCGGCCGACGCGATCGTGACGGCGCTCACCGCGTAA